The genomic window GAGTAAAcaggttgaaaatttgaaccatGTAAATACCACTCCTCTGTTTAAAGAGATGAACTTTCCTCTGCATTAGAGAAGTTTCAATGGAGTGTCAAAAGTGATCTAgaattgctttagttttgctttacttttctCTGTGATGGTCCACAAACTTTACTTCACTCTCTTTACTAATcagatgtaaaacaaaaaccaatccCGACCtggtcgctcgcgttttcccgcgcttcaggccGTTTGGTCGGTTTAACTTTgtattctcattggctcctaaaggtttttttccattcttctgATAGGTCGTTGTGATAACTAGGGTTTTGGTTTTAGGACAATTAATATCAGTTATAAGAGGCTATGAACTGagtaaatattttcatgtgttgataacaacaataataatgataataataataatgatgatgaaatttaTTAACTTATATAGCGCAGATATCAATTGCAGTATTTTCATCTGCACTTTGCAAAAATAAGACTAAAAGTAACCAATACTAATGACAAATAAATACTGATATTATCGactaatataaaaaaaataatataccGTGTAAAAATGTGATCAAAATAATATGTAGCAGGatctcaataaaaataataaatatatcaaTCAACGAGAAATAAGCAATAAAATttcaagataaatatttttaataaatcaattactAGATTACGAACCAAAAGCTATTGAAAAAGCTCTCTTAAATAAAAAGATCCTGTGTAATTTCTTAAATATATCTATGCTTGTTGagcttcaaattgaaaaagacaACATAATCTAAAGCTTAGGTGCAGCTGCCATGAAAGACCGTTCATGACTCAAATGACAGTTTATAATATCTCATTATTGAGCCTAAGTTATATCCACCCCTACTCCTCTACCCCAGTTCTTCGACCCAATATTGAACTGATTGattttttgtacattttgatccttaacatttatttttttgacgAAATACGCCATGATGCTTCAGATTTCGAATAAAGATCTTTGAGTTAGTTTTAGTGTAGCTGATAAGTCAGTTGTTTGCAGTTGATATGATGTATTTTGTACATGATAAAACAAATCCAGATCAGTGACAGGTGGATAGAATCATTTTACGTTAGCAATATCGCTTTAGTCAGACCTTAGCAAGTCATGATCCCGATAAATTTCAGTTATTATtcagttaaagaaatatttttaatcgatttttctttgatcttttaaACGATAGGACAACGTCAAAACGTTggttttaaaaccattttttaacCGAACTCGCTCAGTTTTTACATTAATTCTAGTCATAGTGAGGTAACGGCGTCTTCATGGATCAAGTTGATTATAGTTCCACGATGGATCTCATCAATGCTAATGGCATAACTATCTTGAAGGGGTATTGAGAAAGAAGGATACTCAACCAAACTTCAACGAGTCTTAAAAGACATCTCTAACACCGGTACCAGCAGAACCTCAAATCTAAGATAATGCATCCTTGCgtttctaaacattttctcGAACAGGTTTTAGTTTTTTAGAGAATGTTATGAAAATATGATAAGCCCCCTTAATTAATaaggttttaaaatttacatatttCCCTTATTTTCACTAGCTGAGGAAATTGAATGTTGAGATAATAAGGTTTACAGGAGAACTTTTTAAACTTGGATCAGTGCTGAgtatttgattttatttattgtcAGAGTATCTACAGAGATTTTCCTATTTTGTAAATccgaaatgaaataaaagagaaagtGATAATTTTCTGTAAACGCATAAATATTCAAGACTGCAATAAAAAAGCGATAAAATCTATTTCTCTTTGTCCTTCAAGTCTGTTTTTCctagaaatgtaaataaacaatgTACCGTCAAAAGCAAACCACTGTTCGCTTAATCAGAAGGACAAATCATAAATATACAAAACGGCATAGCTGTGTTCATTTGAGTCCTCATCCTCCCGCTAAACTGAAGCATTATGCTGACACATAAAATGTTGTTTCGTGTTGTTTGTCCAATTCTCGTGTGCTATGTGTGGGTGTCCTTTGCAGAGGAAAACTCATCAAGCCTTAACGATACAAATCTACGGAAAGGTAAGTTATGAAACCGTGTGTTTCCCTTGTTCGCCTGCGGTAGACAGATAAAGGAATACAGCCAGGAAGACTAACTTGCATCCGAATCCACCGTGAAACCTTTAATGTGACTTCGTTTTTAAGGATGAACATTTTGGGGAAGGAAAGTTACCGTTCAAAACGATTATTTTTTATGAGTTCAGTTTTCATTAGAAACAATCCCTGCCAACCTTGCAGCGTGAAAATGCGTCTATAGTTCTCTGATTGATTCATTAATTAAAGCCGCAAAAGACCTACGAAGTTCATAGTTTACATGATTTGAGCTTTAAGTCTCCCAGACATCTCGCCAGCGTTTTACTTCAGCTTTTCAGTAAAAATAATTCTGGAGACTACACATAAGGAACAAGCTCATTATCCCGACGAAGGCAAGCGCTCAAGTATTTTTTCACTCCTAgtagttaaattattttggGCAGTAATAAGTGGTAAGTTGCCAGTGATTTGTGTTCAATTTACACAACAGAAGGTGGAAATGTAATTTCCTGTGAGTTTCGTTAATTGCATTTTACCCCATGGAAggttaaaaaaactttaattttcccccaaaaaattttggttaagTAAACGTTATAAgaaatgatttttgaaaaaacatcttttttaaaTGAGGATTGGATGTTAAATTTGCTTTGCATTACTGACTttaaacggctgtgaatatatgaaagtcatatatttgaacggcggataaagacgtgaatatgaaagcgatcttcgcagtaatgaacactacttgagcagttgtgaaaagaagacctgaaaaaaaaattcaggcctgtacgggatttgaacccatgacctctgcgatattGGTGCAgcgcgaagatcgctttcatattcacgtctttatcagcagttcaaatatatgaatttcatatattcacagtcgtttattcacTACTTCACGGGTTAACTGggatccaacataatgaccagctcccagttgactTGTTAGTTCAGTtagtagagcgctgcaccggtatcgcagagatcatgggttaaaatcccgtacaggcctgaattttttttcaggccttcttttcactactgctctaGTAGcgttcataactgcgaagatcactttcatattcacattaCTGAATTTGTACTCTAAATAAAAAGGCCCAGAGTTAATAGACTCCTATGTGAGCTATATCGATGAGCCACTTCCCTTAATGCtggaaaaaatattgcttttctCCTGTAGATTCATTTAAAATGCatgaattttcttcatttctcaaCAGATAAACAAAGCACCATCCAGTTCAGTTTACCAACGACGATAATTCTCGCCACAGCCATATCATTTAGTCTCGTGATGTCTGTGATAGGCAACTCTCTTGTGATTTGCATCATAGCCAACCAACGAACCATGAAAACACCAACCAATTGTCTTATACTGAACTTGGCCGTTTGTGATATTTTGACCAGTGTACTAATGACACCACATTTCATCCAAATGATATTTCTTGGAGGCAAATGGTTTGGTGGTGTTTTGGGAAGCTTTACTTGCAAAATGTTGGAATACGGAAACTCTGTTACACTTTTCTGCTCTCTTTTAAACCTTGTTGCTATCGCCATTGATCGATGTCTCGCCGTAACTCGACCACTATCTTATAAACTTTCATCACAATGGATGGTAAAGATTTCAATTCCTGTCATGtggttgatttcattttcattgccTATAGGAAGTCTTTCGAACACACAATTATTATACTATGAAGGTGATGTGTGGCCAAGATGTGTAGAAAATAATGATCGCGGCTCTGTTGACTTGTACTTATCGGTAGCTACTGTAGTAGGCTCGTTTATAGCATTGATTACGCTTTATTCAGTGATTTCTTATCGTCTTTGGAGAAGAAACATTCCTGGTGAGATTCCCAGCAATCAAAAGGAACTTGTGATTCGTACAGCACGAAAGGTCACTATTTTAATGATATCAGTTGTAgttgtcttctttgtttcatGGGCACCAGCTTTTGCGGTTCTCCTTATCTTGGTCTTTGGAAACGCTGGTCCGACGTTTGGAGCAGTTTTGGTGCAACACCCCCTTTTATTTGGTATAAGTTTCTGGCTCATTTGTAACAACAGCGCCTTTAACCCTTTGCtgtatttcatatttattgaaAGTTTCCGTCAAGGCTTGAGATCGGTCTGTTCAAGATGTCGCGTTCCTCGATTCTCACTGCAGGAAAGGAGGGTCAAAACTGGACAAGAATTAACCAGGATTAGGCCAACTCTGGATATCATCAATAAGGAAGAAGGAAACATTGAATTGACGGCGTACTCTGGGTACAATTCATGAGCGGGAGTATATCCCTTGAAGCATAAAACGTTAGTATAATTCAGCGGTTTGGTCTTCCAATTAATTTGGAATGAAGTCTTCAGATCAGATAATCTTTAGATTTTGTTCCCTTGTAGGTTTAAATACAGTTTCTTCTTAGAAGAACTTtacctttgaaaattttgttgacaGGTTATTAGTATCAGAGACAGAATGTTTCTCAGTCTTCGATAATTTGTATTATACTGTGTCTGATCGGTTGAACCATACCTGACTCCAATGATGATTCAGGCAAGAAATAGTATCATTCAATCTGATAAGTTATTGGTTACAACTGCAGGCTCCCTCTCGCTTTAAATCAGTGTAGGACAGACTTCTCTAATATGTGCTCTTAGCTCTATAGTGTATTTACTGATTTTCACCACataaattcaaagcaaaatcatTTCACTTCTTGTTATTAAGTGGAGTTTTAACGGGGTATCTGAAGTAAGTTTACTTTGGTTAACTGCATCATTTATCACATACGTTGTACTATATAATCAACAGTCCAATTGTTGTAGCCAAATGGATAGAACCATTCCGGAAAGAAGGCTCCCCTATCATGCGTCgttttgctgctttttttctgtctcaTTCTCCACTTATACCGCTTTCTCggtcaaaaatatttcaaaaaaatatattttcaaaaataaaagagctGTTGAATAGATTCAATGTCAAATTTGTGCAAAAACCAGACACGTGATTCTTCCTATACCTAAAATAGTTCAGTCAAAGCCGGTCAGGTTTCATTGGAATTGGAGCAAAATTAGACATTTTCCTACTGGATCAAAGGGTGGACTATCTTCAATAAACTCAAGGTCTTATCCGTGGCTTCATTTCTCGATCAAATAACCCTA from Pocillopora verrucosa isolate sample1 chromosome 8, ASM3666991v2, whole genome shotgun sequence includes these protein-coding regions:
- the LOC131769070 gene encoding allatostatin-A receptor-like, whose protein sequence is MLTHKMLFRVVCPILVCYVWVSFAEENSSSLNDTNLRKDKQSTIQFSLPTTIILATAISFSLVMSVIGNSLVICIIANQRTMKTPTNCLILNLAVCDILTSVLMTPHFIQMIFLGGKWFGGVLGSFTCKMLEYGNSVTLFCSLLNLVAIAIDRCLAVTRPLSYKLSSQWMVKISIPVMWLISFSLPIGSLSNTQLLYYEGDVWPRCVENNDRGSVDLYLSVATVVGSFIALITLYSVISYRLWRRNIPGEIPSNQKELVIRTARKVTILMISVVVVFFVSWAPAFAVLLILVFGNAGPTFGAVLVQHPLLFGISFWLICNNSAFNPLLYFIFIESFRQGLRSVCSRCRVPRFSLQERRVKTGQELTRIRPTLDIINKEEGNIELTAYSGYNS